A window from Prionailurus viverrinus isolate Anna unplaced genomic scaffold, UM_Priviv_1.0 scaffold_42, whole genome shotgun sequence encodes these proteins:
- the LOC125159149 gene encoding vegetative cell wall protein gp1-like, producing MGAAASGTRAEPSGAADAVEESPPFRNAVLVKTPLQGKSLASPPLLGAVSMSGSTRLVLRQYSAPPVHFCPALRPPGDLAGARTRPVTTSPSPGGPASASPSPAVHSPPGPRRPPRARPAVPRGFSRYTAGPSRERPPSNVTEARPPGRGPAPSLADSAQPSIRVRGQLCREACTYASTGRRQNGPWLLCRDTVLPKEGAGPRLGSQLRRRVLPWASPAAHAGEHGALGAPPTGTQAQEVAPIRGPASLRRPLLSFSGEDAGQPCFHPRHSPHRPVAPCPQLWKRPPSLGLEEAAPPRARSHDTADGQASSCNTPLTS from the exons ATGGGAGCCGCGGCCAGCGGGACAAGAGCAGAACCAAGTGGTGCCGCTGACGCCgtggaggag agTCCACCTTTCAGAAACGCAGTCCTGGTGAAAACCCCCCTGCAGGGCAAGTCCCTGGCCAGCCCTCCCCTACTCGGAGCTGTGTCCATGTCAGGGAGCACCCGCCTCGTCCTCAGGCAGTACAGTGCTCCCCCCGTGCACTTCTGCCCCGCGCTCCGGCCTCCTGGGGACCTGGCCGGTGCCCGCACGCGCCCCGTCACCACGTCACCGTCCCCAGGCGGCCCTGCCAGTGCCTCGCCCTCGCCTGCCGTGCACAGCCCTCCGGGGCCCCGCCGTCCACCCCGGGCTCGGCCCGCGGTGCCTCGTGGTTTCTCCCGCTACACG GCCGGGCCGAGCCGGGAGCGGCCTCCGTCAAACGTCACCGAGGCACGTCCGCCAGGACGCGGTCCGGCGCCGAGCTTGGCCGACAGCGCGCAGCCCTCCATCAGAGTCCGGGGCCAGCTGTGTCGGGAGGCCTGCACATACGCGTCCACGGGACGGCGTCAGAACGGCCCCTGGCTTTTATGCAGGGACACCGTACTCCCGAAAGAGGGTGCAGGGCCCCGCCTGGGCTCCCAGCTCCGTCGGAGGGTCCTCCCCTGGGCGAGCCCCGCCGCGCATGCAGGTGAACACGGGGCCCTCGGTGCGCCGCCCACGGGGACTCAGGCACAGGAAGTGGCGCCGATCCGAGGCCCTGCGTCCCTGCGCCGCCCGCTCCTCTCGTTCAGCGGCGAGGACGCGGGGCAGCCCTGCTTCCACCCGCGGCACTCCCCGCACAGGCCGGTGGCGCCCTGCCCTCAGCTCTGGAAGCGCCCTCCCTCACTGGGCCTGGAGGAGGCCGCCCCCCCTCGGGCACGGAGCCACGACACAGCGGATGGACAAGCCTCTTCCTGCAACACCCCACTGACTTCCTGA